In Treponema rectale, a single genomic region encodes these proteins:
- a CDS encoding M15 family metallopeptidase — MAQKYTLSQEEQLESEFYEMQISDELFDRMKGKSFKENCTVPREDLRCLHLLHWNFAGEVCEGELVCNKKIAQKLIYIFKELYKAGYQIEKIRLVDEYDADDERSMADNNSSCFNFRFISHTTTVSKHGAGVAVDINPLYNPYVKTVNGRQNIEPANSAEYVDRKKDFEHKITHDDLCYKLFTQAGFEWGGDWTSCKDWQHFEYLE, encoded by the coding sequence ATGGCTCAAAAGTATACTCTCAGTCAGGAAGAACAGCTTGAATCAGAATTTTACGAAATGCAGATAAGTGATGAATTATTTGACCGCATGAAAGGAAAATCTTTTAAGGAAAACTGCACGGTTCCGAGGGAAGATTTACGCTGCCTTCATCTTCTTCACTGGAATTTTGCCGGAGAAGTATGCGAGGGTGAACTTGTCTGTAATAAAAAAATTGCACAGAAACTTATTTATATTTTTAAGGAACTTTATAAGGCCGGTTACCAGATAGAAAAGATACGGCTTGTAGATGAATATGATGCGGATGATGAGCGGTCCATGGCAGATAATAATTCTTCATGTTTTAATTTCAGGTTTATTTCGCATACGACAACAGTTTCAAAACACGGAGCAGGGGTGGCTGTAGATATTAATCCCCTTTATAATCCTTACGTAAAAACCGTTAACGGCAGGCAGAATATAGAACCTGCAAACTCTGCTGAATACGTTGACCGAAAAAAAGACTTTGAACATAAAATAACCCACGATGATTTGTGCTATAAACTCTTTACACAGGCAGGCTTTGAATGGGGCGGCGACTGGACTTCCTGCAAAGACTGGCAGCATTTTGAGTATTTGGAATAG
- a CDS encoding ANTAR domain-containing response regulator yields MENVLIVSNSSGTMAIISDLLRSESFGKITLSQSASEARRCLSEFDFDLIIIDAPLPDEKGDDLSMTAAEKSSAGIILIVDSVDAYETAATVEEYGVFTVPKPVSPEFFYHAVKLLNASRKRVQFLENENQKLQKKIEEIRLVDRAKLILIQVLKMTEPQAQRYIEKQSMDLRQTRLVTAENILRTYER; encoded by the coding sequence GTGGAAAATGTTTTAATTGTCAGTAATTCAAGCGGAACTATGGCAATCATTTCTGATCTTTTGAGAAGTGAATCTTTTGGAAAGATAACTCTTTCTCAGAGTGCATCAGAAGCACGTCGCTGTCTTTCTGAATTTGATTTTGACCTGATAATAATAGATGCTCCTCTTCCTGATGAAAAAGGCGACGATCTTTCCATGACTGCTGCAGAAAAATCCAGTGCCGGAATCATTCTTATAGTTGATTCTGTAGATGCTTATGAAACTGCTGCCACAGTGGAAGAATACGGCGTGTTTACGGTTCCAAAACCTGTCAGTCCGGAATTTTTTTATCATGCTGTAAAACTTTTAAATGCAAGCCGTAAGCGGGTACAGTTCCTTGAAAACGAAAACCAGAAGCTTCAGAAAAAAATAGAAGAAATTCGTCTTGTAGACAGAGCAAAGCTTATTTTGATTCAGGTGTTAAAAATGACTGAACCTCAGGCTCAGCGGTATATTGAAAAACAGAGCATGGATTTAAGGCAGACAAGACTTGTAACCGCTGAAAATATTTTACGTACTTATGAACGCTAG
- a CDS encoding glutamine synthetase family protein, whose protein sequence is MEYTKSEVLQYVKENDVKFIKLFFTDIAGEVRSLTIQPSILRTAFEHGVSFDGSAVPGFMNADRSDLFLIPDPATLSVLPWRPSHGRVARMYCNICYPDGSPFEGDSRLILQKTLEKANKLGYSIKVGTECEFYLFKLDENGEPTDIPHDRAGYCGLAPLDKGENVRRDIIMTLEQMGIEPQTSHHEAGPGQNEIDFKYSSTLKAADNIATFKITVRTVAAKDGLWATFMPKPIEDKPGSGLHLNISIHKDGENLFEKDSPESKHFIAGILNHIKEITAFLNPTEESYKRLGVFEAPRYVSWSSQNRSQLVRIPAATGDSFRMELRSPDSSCNQYLALALVIAAGLDGIENEFELMPSCDKNFYELSEKEVLEMGIEKLPENLTEALKLAKESDFVKRLIPQVTLDTFFKMKES, encoded by the coding sequence ATGGAATATACAAAATCAGAAGTTCTGCAGTATGTAAAAGAAAATGACGTTAAGTTTATAAAACTTTTTTTTACCGACATTGCAGGAGAAGTCAGAAGTCTTACGATTCAGCCTTCGATTTTAAGAACAGCTTTTGAACACGGAGTTTCTTTTGACGGAAGTGCCGTGCCCGGTTTTATGAATGCAGACAGAAGTGATCTGTTTCTTATTCCTGATCCTGCAACACTTTCTGTATTGCCGTGGCGTCCTTCTCACGGACGGGTTGCAAGAATGTACTGCAACATCTGTTATCCTGACGGTTCACCTTTTGAAGGAGATTCAAGACTTATTCTTCAGAAGACACTTGAGAAAGCAAATAAGCTGGGTTACAGCATAAAAGTTGGAACAGAATGTGAGTTCTATCTTTTTAAGCTGGATGAAAACGGAGAGCCTACAGATATTCCTCATGACAGGGCCGGTTACTGCGGTCTTGCACCTTTGGATAAGGGAGAAAATGTCCGCCGTGACATTATCATGACTCTTGAACAGATGGGAATTGAACCTCAGACCAGTCATCATGAAGCAGGTCCGGGGCAGAATGAAATTGATTTTAAATACAGTTCAACATTAAAGGCTGCAGATAATATTGCTACTTTTAAGATAACGGTAAGAACTGTTGCTGCAAAAGACGGACTGTGGGCAACCTTTATGCCGAAACCTATTGAAGACAAACCGGGCAGCGGACTTCATCTTAATATTTCTATTCATAAAGACGGCGAAAACCTTTTTGAAAAAGATTCACCGGAATCAAAACATTTTATTGCGGGAATTTTAAATCACATAAAAGAAATAACAGCTTTCTTAAATCCAACGGAAGAATCTTATAAACGGCTTGGAGTATTTGAAGCACCACGTTATGTAAGCTGGTCTTCTCAGAACAGAAGTCAGCTGGTAAGAATTCCTGCAGCAACCGGTGATTCCTTCAGAATGGAACTCAGGTCTCCGGATTCTTCCTGCAATCAGTATCTTGCCCTGGCTTTAGTCATAGCAGCGGGGCTTGACGGAATTGAAAATGAATTTGAACTGATGCCGTCCTGCGATAAAAACTTCTATGAACTTTCAGAAAAAGAAGTTCTGGAAATGGGAATAGAAAAACTTCCTGAAAATCTGACGGAAGCCCTTAAACTTGCAAAGGAAAGTGATTTTGTAAAAAGACTGATTCCTCAGGTAACTCTTGATACATTTTTTAAAATGAAGGAATCATAA